In one Fibrobacterota bacterium genomic region, the following are encoded:
- a CDS encoding DUF3341 domain-containing protein, translating into MEPDLYGVMAAFDSPEAIAAAARRARAEGYSSLDAFTPFPVAELKEALGHRDRKVQGTMLMGGIAGGLIGLALQTYATVLHYPLNVGGRPDFSWPAYIIIIFELTVLTSGLSGLIAILAFNGLPRPHHPLFAVPGFERATRDRFFLLIESRDPRFGAGTARSFLWELGPAEVIDVAA; encoded by the coding sequence CTGGAGCCCGATCTGTATGGAGTCATGGCGGCCTTCGATTCGCCCGAAGCCATCGCCGCCGCCGCCCGGCGCGCGCGCGCGGAAGGCTATTCCTCTCTGGACGCCTTCACGCCATTTCCGGTAGCCGAACTCAAGGAGGCCTTGGGCCATCGCGATCGCAAGGTGCAGGGGACCATGCTGATGGGCGGAATCGCCGGCGGCCTTATCGGACTGGCCCTGCAAACCTATGCCACCGTCCTCCATTATCCCCTCAATGTCGGGGGCCGTCCCGATTTCAGCTGGCCGGCCTATATCATCATCATCTTCGAACTGACGGTGCTGACCTCGGGGCTGTCCGGCCTGATCGCCATCCTCGCCTTCAATGGCTTGCCCAGGCCCCATCATCCCCTGTTCGCCGTACCCGGTTTCGAACGCGCCACGCGCGATCGTTTCTTCCTCCTGATCGAATCGCGCGATCCTCGCTTCGGGGCCGGCACCGCCCGATCCTTCCTATGGGAACTCGG